The nucleotide window TGTGACCGATCAGCTGCATGAGCAGCGCTTCTTCGTGCGACAACCAGCCGCCGATGGCAGCGGGCCGATGGTCTGGTGGGCAACGCCCCTGTTTCTGGCGCTGTGTATGGTTGAACTCGTCGATCTGGTGTTTGCGGTCGATAGTGTGCCCGCCATCTTCGCCATTACCACCGATCCGTTCCTGGTCTACACGTCTAACATCTTTGCGATCCTGGGTCTGCGCGCGCTCTACTTTGCCTTGGCCGCCATCATCCACCGCTTCCATTACCTCAAGTACGCCTTGGCGCTAGTGCTGGTGTTTATCGGCTCGAAGATCTTTCTGGGCGACTTCGTGTTCGATGGCAAGGTCCCCGCTACCTTATCGCTGGCCATCACCTTCGGCCTGCTGGCCGCAGGCGTACTCTACTCGCTGTGGAAAACACGCGATGGCGGGGTCGTTGCGGCGGCATCGAAATAGAAATTCCCGGCGGCATCCAGATAGCCGCCGGGGTTCCAGGCCACTTCCCACACATAGCCATCGGGGTCGGCAAAGTAACCGTTACGGCCACCCCAGAAAGCATCCTCCGCCGGGCGCGTAATCGTCGCGCCCTTGGCGGAGAGTTCTGCCAGCAGCGCATCCACCTGATCACGTTCAGCCACGTTGTAGGCCAGCGCAATGCGCGAGTGGCCGGTCGTGGTGGCATCCAGCCCTGCATCCTTGGCCAGTTCAGCCGCAGGGAACAGGGCCAGCACAAAGCCATTAAGCTGGTAAAACGCCACTCCGGGCTGGCTTTTGGGCGATAACGGCCAGCCGAGTGTCTGGCTGTAGAAAGTCTGGGCGCGGGCCAGATCGGCGACACCGAGGGTCAGGAAGCTCAGGCGTGCTTGCATCGCAATATCATCCCTGGATTGGAGCACGGAGTTTACGGCCACGCCGCCCACTGCGGGCAATCCGTCGGTATGGGGTTCATGCTGGCCCGAGCCGGGTGTAATCTTGCGCCGACGACTTTTATATATTGATTCTCGCCATGTCCACGGCCGCCAGGGAAACCTATCTGCAGCGCATTATCGACACCCAGTCTGCGATTGTTCAGGCAACGCTGGACCTCGATGCCTTCATGCAGCTGATCGTGGATACCTTGCAGGACCTGACCGAGGCGGTGGGTGCTGTCATTGAACTGGTAGACGGTGAACACATGCTCTACCGCGCGGCCAGCGGTGCCGTCGCCCCTCACGTGGGCTTGCGCTTGCGTCGCGATGGCAGCCTGTCCGGCCTCTGTGTGGCGCGGGCCGAGGTACTGCTGTGCGAGGACTCGGAAACCGACCCACGTGTAGACCGGGAGGCCTGCCGCCGCGTTGGCGTCCGTTCCATGATCTGTGCGCCGCTGTTTCGTGCCGGCGAAGCCGTTGGCGTACTCAAGGTCATGTCCCGCG belongs to Chitinimonas sp. BJYL2 and includes:
- a CDS encoding VOC family protein, with product MQARLSFLTLGVADLARAQTFYSQTLGWPLSPKSQPGVAFYQLNGFVLALFPAAELAKDAGLDATTTGHSRIALAYNVAERDQVDALLAELSAKGATITRPAEDAFWGGRNGYFADPDGYVWEVAWNPGGYLDAAGNFYFDAAATTPPSRVFHSE